CACGGTAGATGCATCCACTATCACATTCAATCCTACTGAGGTTGTCTATTCAGGACTGTATAGGCTCGGGACCTGCACATACATCCCTATCTCCGGCCTTAGCTACACCGCCTCCATAAAGGTGTATTCTCGGTGGAAGGCGGGTACAGGATCATGAGACTGGAGGTTGAGGGTTACAGGGGTAGCCCGAGAGCACCGGGGGCGTTTTTATCAGGGTATGTACATGAAGTTTGTCATAACTTGGTCCATACTACTGTATAAGAGGAGGGCTCGTTCTGACACTATGAGCCAGCCTGCCCCCGTAGTACTACCATGGTCTCCCTCCGCTTTTCGTCTAGCACTCTGCTAGCTCTTCCATTGATACTGTCAATATCTGTCTTTTCAACCCCCAATCCTGGTAATCTCCAATAATTTATGCTTCATGATTTTCTTGCTAAGTAACATTGCAGACCCTTCTTCGCACAACCTTGGTCTGGGTCATCATGTTCCAAGGAATACGACCGCTCGCACAACATGGAAGTTCGGGGTAGTTTTATTCCCCAAGTTGTCATCCTGGACTTCCAATAAGTTAACTTTCATTGTGAGAGTGGACCCATCATTCTGATCCAACTCCTTTATATCCACAGGTCCTATGGAGTGCTAGGACTCCTAGCTAAAGGGTCGATGACACAAACGAACCCAGCATGGCCTTATTCCCCATACGAGTTTGAGATTGATTACTTGGCAGAGTCCCTCGATCCTGTTATTCCTGGAGTAGGACCCGCTATACTTCCAACAAAAACCTTTAGCCAAGTCAACAGCACTCAGTACGACATAATTCTGGTTCCCGGAGGTGAGCCAATACCCCTTTCAATTCGGCCGAATTAAACCTATTCTAATTTATTCTCCAATTAAATAGGAATGGGGACACGTCCGGCAATTCTTTCGCCTAAAGTCCTTGATTTCGTCAAGAAACAGACGCCTGGCCTCCAGTACTTGCTGTCTGTATGCACCGGAGCCTGGGTCTTAGCAAACGCTGGGGTCTTGGAGGGAAAGAATGCCACCACAAACAAGGCAGCATTTGCACAAATCAGGGTGCGTAATATTTTGTCCGAGACTTTTTACTATGAGCTCAAGATTTATTCTGGTGGTTCAGAACGAAACCAGTAAGAATATCAACTGGGTCCCGAAGGCCCGTTGGGTCGTCGATGGAAACACTTGGACTAGCTCGGGCGTAACTGCGGGAATAGATATGGCCAATGCGTTCATCATTCACTTGGTTGGACCCGAGTACGCAACTAAGGCGCGGAACGTTGTAGAGTTGAGAGCCGCTGAGCAAGGTGATGATCCGTTTGCAGAGATCTATGGATTGGTTTGATAGCAGTGCTCCAGTCGCTTGTTAATGTACAATTGAAATAAACAAATTGAAGTCATGAATGCAGAACAAACTTGTGGGCCCGCTCATCTAGGGCCTACTAAGATGAGCTCCGGGGTGATCATAGAATAGATGTAACTAAGCAAATCACGAATATCTTCTTTTTCATGAAGCTCGTGTATCAATTGTTCCCAATTAACGAAGAGTATTATCGAAGTAGGTATTTGATCAATATGCTGAAGGATAATTAAATGAGTCAAATGAGGTCTTGTTCGCTGGCAGTCGCTTCAAGCGAATGATATAGAGTCTGCTGCTCAACACCAGCTATATCTGTAAAGTATCCGTGAGTGCGGCATCATGCATTGGACCATAAACATTACCCTTCTTCTAGCGCCCAAACAACGTCTCTATTATCTACCCCTGAGTGTGGGTGCTCTCCGTACCATTTGAATCCTGCCAGGTCATCCGTTCGTTCACTCGTTTTTCCGCCAGTCTTCCGAACAATCATCTTCAGGTCCTCCGGAACGTTCCATATTTCGATGCTCTCGCATCCCGTATCCTTAGCGGTCCGAACTGCTGCTGCGAGTAAAGTAGGGAACGAGTCGGGAGTTGCTCGAAGACGCGTAACAATAAGCTGAACCTGTTCTAGGCCATAGAACACCCAAGTCATGAAGTTATCCGTACCAGGAATTCTAGCTCCCCACGATAAGTTTGATGGACCACGACGATCCATTAAGAGTTTTCCGAACATAACAGAGTAACTGTTTAAGGGGGCAGTAGGCACGAACGCAAAGTAGGTCTTTGTAGGATCTTTCTTTTGAAGCCTCAGTAGATCCGTATGAATATTCAAGTCGTCAGAATCAAGTGTCGAGGAAATGTCGGCCTCAGGTATGAGCTCAACAGGTAGGGTAGGTCCTGTAAACACTTGAGCCCTAGATAGCGGCCAAGTAGTAGCGAACGACTTCTGTAGAGCCCACCCTGATTCACCTACTGCCGGAATGCACCGAGAATAATAGTCTCCAACAACGCTATACAAGATGCTGACCGTGCTGAGTTGTTCGGTAGTCTCAGGAGCCCTCAGAGGGTCGGGATATTGGTGTGGTGCGAGAGCAGAGTGTAAGAGCGACATAAAATATTTGGCATATCCCTTTCGGCGATGTTCTGGGGAACGAGCACCGAGGTGATACCATGGCCAAAGCTGGAGCTGGATGATGCCTGGTTAGGGTGGAGAGTCAAGACCTTTCGAGTGAGGCTATCGGGGAATTAAAGCAAACACAAACCGAGGCGAGATAGACTCACATTTGACATGATGCATAAAAGTTCGTAGTCTCGGGGTCATCTTTAGGAACAAGTACCCTGACAATGAAATTCACGTGGGAGGCCGCTGTCAAGTCTAATAACCACTTACCAAATCTTGAGCCTCCCTTCTTGTCCAAATGCACCTTGTTGAAACAGCAAATGTTTTCATATAATCATCTGGCGAGATACCCAACCTGCTACTCCAGTAAGCAGCATCACGGTGCATTGCTTCTTGAGACTGGGCCTCGTTAGCAGGTTTAACGATCAGGTATTCGAGGGACATTCTCTATTGTTGCGATCAAAAATCTAGTTGGAGGATTGGTAGTCCAAAGCAAGAGAGCACTGAAAACAGAATTGTCTTTATAATAGGGATACATACCCCTGCCTCCGAACAAAATATTAGCTTTTTTGTACGTAAAGATGATGCTTAAAGCGGCGAAGGGCGAGAGCATCGGTGCCTGGTCCAACATGTAAAACGTAGGCCAAATACGGAGCAATGGTGGTAACAAACACTAGATCACCATATCATTTAGAAAATTTGAAGAGGATTATGTGGTCACGGTCCCAGTGGCAGTAGGTTGGTGTGTTTTGTTACGAGGAAAGCTCGTGGATGACGTCTTTGCCCAATTGCAACCCGCACTATCATTCGATAGCTTCATATATGCTATACTATTTTATTGTTACTAAGCTATCTGTATTTGATATCATTATATCCATTTATGGCTCTATTTGCGTTACCAACGGACGAGTTCATGACCGTAGTAAATGGCCCAAAAATATTTTCCTGATCACCCGCAGGGAAGGGTCGAGGTAATTGATAGCCGCAGGGCATTGGCTAAAAGTATTTTTAGGACTCTATTCTGGACCCTCAGCTCTCCTCACTTCCCGCCCCACTCTTGCATGATCAGTGGCGCTTTGGGTATTCTTCAGCATGTCGAGGCATTCTGCGTTCTAGGTTCATTCGATGACTACATTTAGTCACACACAGTCATAAAAGCAGACAGAAATACGTAACTGAAGTATGTGCCCTGGATATAATACATTTATCCCAAGCGTTGTTTTGCATGACTACGGAATGGTCCCGGTGCTGAGAGGGGCTTGGTCCAGTGCTCGCTCGTTTTTTATGAGTAAATTTGAGATCTGGGCTCCTACCATACGACCATATGTCGTCCAAGAGTTACAGGATATAAGGCGTCACATCTTCGTTACAAGTACGAGTTTGAAGCCACTACGAAAACTTGTCGGTGCTCTTAGATGGTAAGCTAACTAGACTTACATGCAGGCATGACAAATTTGAATATGttttcatttctcatttACATACTTGCCTCGACCTTGCCGGCAGACCCCAGGTGTTATAACAATTGCAGCTGAGAAATAATCCATATTCTATCATTATCATACCGTCTGTAGCGAATATAGCTTGTGTTATTACATAGCGGTCCCGCCACACGTTTGTTGGAGTTAAATTCATACTATCATATAGCCCCGATTCACATGCAATCGATATCCCAAAGGCAAGCATCATATATGTTGCATATTTCTAACCCGGAGCTTCCTGATTCTATGTAACCACCTGTCGTATATTTAAGCTCTTATTATTTTGAACTCATGCCGATACGCCTGCTCAACACCAGCTATATCTACCAGAAACATGAGCTATGCATGTAACGGGTAACCTTATCATTACCTTTCTTCGACTGCCCATATCATCCTTATTGTCTATCTTCGGGTCAGAGTTCTGCCCGTACCACTTGAATGCTGCAAGATCATCCGTTCGCTCAGTCGTTTCTCCACCAGTCTTCAGGGCAATCATCTTCAGGTCCTCCGGAACGTTCCATATTTCGATGCTCTCGCATCCCGTATCCTTAGCAGTCTGAACTGCTGCTGCGAGCAAAGTTGGGAACAAGTCGGGAGTTGCTCGGAGGCGCGTAATAACAAGCTGAACCTGTTCTAGACCGTGGAACACCCAAGCCATGAAGTTGTTTGTTCCCGGATTTTAGCTCCCCATG
This genomic interval from Rhizoctonia solani chromosome 11, complete sequence contains the following:
- a CDS encoding Isonitrile hydratase is translated as MVSLRFSSSTLLALPLILSISVFSTPNPDPSSHNLGLGHHVPRNTTARTTWKFGVVLFPKLSSWTSNKSYGVLGLLAKGSMTQTNPAWPYSPYEFEIDYLAESLDPVIPGVGPAILPTKTFSQVNSTQYDIILVPGGMGTRPAILSPKVLDFVKKQTPGLQYLLSVCTGAWVLANAGVLEGKNATTNKAAFAQIRNETSKNINWVPKARWVVDGNTWTSSGVTAGIDMANAFIIHLVGPEYATKARNVVELRAAEQGDDPFAEIYGLV